A genomic window from Streptomyces broussonetiae includes:
- a CDS encoding DMT family transporter yields the protein MAWVLLVVAGLLEVGWSIGMKYSEGFTRLVPGVLTGAGIVASMVLLSYAAKSLPIGTAYGVWVGIGAAGAAVLGMVVLGEPVTAARIFFVCLLLVAVVGLKATSGH from the coding sequence ATGGCCTGGGTTCTGCTTGTCGTCGCCGGTCTGCTGGAAGTGGGCTGGTCGATCGGGATGAAGTACAGCGAGGGTTTCACCCGGCTGGTGCCGGGCGTGCTCACTGGCGCCGGCATCGTCGCGAGCATGGTGCTGCTGTCGTACGCCGCGAAGTCCCTGCCCATCGGTACCGCCTACGGCGTGTGGGTGGGTATCGGCGCGGCCGGTGCGGCGGTGCTCGGCATGGTGGTGCTGGGTGAGCCGGTCACCGCCGCCCGGATCTTCTTCGTCTGTCTGCTGCTGGTCGCCGTCGTGGGGCTGAAGGCGACCAGCGGTCACTGA
- a CDS encoding DUF445 domain-containing protein has translation MDTTETETDAAPGRGVSYRTMTAFTPADEERRRGVRRMKLTASGLLLLVALVYVLAKLGTHEGAGPWAGYVAAAAEAGMVGALADWFAVTALFRHPLGLPIPHTAIIPTKKDQLGVSLGEFVGENFLSQDVVRQRLRAVGIGSRLGAWLAEPEHADRVTAELATALRGALTVLRDSDVQAVVGEAITRRAGAQEIAPGLGKMLEKVVADGGHRRVVDLVVARAHDWLVLHRDDVMVAVEGGAPGWTPRFVDRKVGERVYKELLRFVTEMRDMPAHPARGALDRFLGDFASDLQSDTETRARVERLKGEVLGRGEVQDLIASAWTAVRAMIVAAAEDERSELRVRVRAALLSLGARMATEPKVQEKVDSWVQGAAVHVVTTYRKEITSLITDTVASWDAEHTTRKIEAHIGRDLQFIRINGTVVGSLAGLLIYTVTRTLGA, from the coding sequence ATGGACACGACCGAGACGGAGACGGACGCGGCACCGGGGCGAGGCGTGTCGTACCGGACCATGACGGCCTTCACCCCGGCCGACGAGGAGCGCCGGCGCGGGGTGCGGCGGATGAAGCTCACGGCGAGCGGCCTGCTGCTGCTCGTGGCGCTCGTCTACGTCCTCGCCAAGCTCGGCACGCACGAGGGCGCCGGACCATGGGCCGGCTATGTCGCCGCCGCCGCGGAGGCGGGCATGGTGGGCGCGCTGGCGGACTGGTTCGCGGTCACCGCGCTCTTCCGGCACCCCCTCGGCCTCCCCATTCCGCACACCGCGATCATCCCCACCAAGAAGGACCAGCTGGGCGTCTCGCTCGGCGAGTTCGTCGGCGAGAACTTCCTCTCCCAGGACGTCGTACGGCAGCGGCTGCGCGCCGTCGGCATCGGCAGCAGACTCGGGGCGTGGCTGGCCGAGCCGGAGCACGCCGACCGGGTCACGGCGGAGCTGGCGACGGCGCTGCGCGGCGCGCTGACGGTGCTGCGGGACTCGGACGTGCAGGCGGTCGTCGGGGAGGCGATCACGCGGCGGGCGGGTGCCCAGGAGATCGCGCCCGGCCTCGGCAAGATGCTGGAGAAGGTCGTGGCCGACGGCGGGCACCGGCGGGTGGTGGACCTGGTGGTCGCCCGCGCGCACGACTGGCTGGTGCTGCACCGCGACGACGTGATGGTCGCCGTGGAGGGCGGCGCGCCCGGCTGGACCCCGCGCTTCGTGGACCGCAAGGTCGGCGAGCGGGTCTACAAGGAGTTGCTGCGCTTCGTCACCGAGATGCGGGACATGCCCGCCCACCCGGCGCGCGGCGCGCTGGACCGCTTCCTCGGCGACTTCGCCTCCGACCTGCAGTCCGACACGGAGACCCGGGCGCGCGTGGAGCGGCTCAAGGGCGAGGTGCTGGGCCGGGGCGAGGTGCAGGACCTGATCGCGTCCGCCTGGACGGCCGTACGCGCCATGATCGTCGCCGCGGCCGAGGACGAGCGCAGCGAGCTGCGGGTGCGGGTGCGGGCCGCGTTGCTGTCGCTGGGCGCGCGGATGGCGACCGAGCCGAAGGTGCAGGAGAAGGTCGACAGCTGGGTCCAGGGTGCGGCGGTGCACGTCGTGACGACGTACCGCAAGGAGATCACCTCGCTGATCACCGACACCGTGGCGAGCTGGGACGCCGAGCACACCACCCGCAAGATCGAGGCCCACATCGGCCGCGATCTGCAGTTCATCCGGATCAATGGCACGGTGGTGGGGTCACTGGCCGGACTGCTGATCTATACGGTGACGCGGACGCTGGGCGCCTGA
- the bcp gene encoding thioredoxin-dependent thiol peroxidase — MSERLQPGDVAPAFTLPDADGNEVSLSAHKGRKVIVYFYPAALTPGCTKQACDFTDNLEVLAGAGYDVLGISPDSPEKLAKFREKESLKVTLLADPDKKVLDAYGAFGEKKNYGKTYMGVIRSTIVVDEDGKVERALYNVRATGHVAKILKDLGI, encoded by the coding sequence ATGAGCGAGCGACTCCAGCCGGGGGACGTGGCCCCCGCCTTCACCCTCCCCGACGCCGACGGCAACGAGGTGTCCCTTTCCGCCCACAAGGGCCGCAAGGTCATCGTCTACTTCTACCCGGCCGCCCTGACCCCGGGCTGCACCAAGCAGGCCTGCGACTTCACGGACAACCTGGAGGTCCTGGCCGGCGCGGGCTACGACGTCCTCGGCATCAGCCCCGACAGCCCGGAGAAGCTCGCGAAGTTCCGCGAGAAGGAGTCGCTGAAGGTCACCCTCCTCGCCGACCCCGACAAGAAGGTCCTGGACGCCTACGGCGCCTTCGGCGAGAAGAAGAACTACGGCAAGACGTACATGGGCGTCATCCGCTCCACGATCGTCGTGGACGAGGACGGCAAGGTCGAGCGAGCCCTCTACAACGTCCGTGCCACCGGCCACGTGGCCAAGATCCTCAAGGATCTGGGGATCTGA
- a CDS encoding ABC transporter permease: MGTGRLYVAVATGGFRRYATYRAATAAGVFTNTVFGLILVYTYRALWDAKPHLGGYDQAQAVTYVWLGQAFLSTLAIGGGGVEEELMDRIRTGDVAIDLYRPADLQLWWLAADLGRAFFQLLGRGVVPFVFGALCFPAYLPTDAGTWLAFLVTVLLAMVVSFGLRYLVALCAFWLLDGTGVGQMMWLAGYFCSGMLLPLNVFPGALGEVVRALPWSSLLQAPADVLLGHADPWRTYLFQGAWAVALLGLGRMMQSAATRRVVVQGG; the protein is encoded by the coding sequence ATGGGCACGGGACGGTTGTACGTGGCCGTCGCGACGGGGGGATTCAGACGGTACGCGACGTATCGGGCGGCCACTGCGGCAGGGGTGTTCACGAACACGGTCTTCGGGCTCATTCTCGTGTACACGTATCGCGCCCTGTGGGATGCGAAGCCGCACCTTGGAGGCTATGACCAGGCCCAGGCCGTGACGTATGTGTGGCTGGGGCAGGCGTTCCTGTCGACGCTCGCGATCGGGGGCGGGGGCGTCGAGGAGGAGCTGATGGATCGCATCCGTACGGGGGACGTGGCGATCGACCTGTACCGGCCCGCCGATCTTCAGCTGTGGTGGCTCGCCGCCGATCTCGGCCGGGCCTTCTTCCAGCTGCTCGGGCGGGGGGTGGTCCCCTTCGTCTTCGGTGCACTGTGTTTTCCGGCATATCTGCCCACCGACGCCGGTACCTGGCTGGCCTTCCTCGTCACCGTGCTGCTGGCGATGGTGGTCAGCTTCGGCCTCCGCTACCTGGTGGCGCTGTGCGCGTTCTGGCTGCTGGACGGCACGGGCGTGGGGCAGATGATGTGGCTGGCCGGTTACTTCTGCAGCGGGATGCTGCTGCCGCTGAACGTCTTCCCGGGCGCGCTCGGCGAGGTCGTACGGGCCCTGCCGTGGTCGTCGCTGCTCCAGGCACCGGCGGATGTGCTGCTGGGGCACGCGGATCCGTGGCGGACGTATCTGTTCCAGGGGGCGTGGGCGGTGGCGCTGCTGGGGCTCGGCCGGATGATGCAGTCGGCGGCGACCCGACGGGTGGTGGTCCAGGGTGGGTGA
- the rdgB gene encoding RdgB/HAM1 family non-canonical purine NTP pyrophosphatase yields the protein MTRLILATRNTGKITELRAILADAGLPHELVGADAYPEVPDVKETGVTFAENALLKAHALARATGLPAVADDSGLCVDVLNGAPGIFSARWAGRHGDDKANLDLLLAQLSDIAEEHRGAHFACAAALALPDGTERVVEGQLRGALRHAPAGTNGFGYDPILQPDGETRTCAELSAAEKNAISHRGKAFRALVPVVRELLG from the coding sequence ATGACCCGCCTGATCCTCGCCACCCGAAACACCGGAAAGATCACCGAACTGAGGGCCATCCTCGCCGACGCCGGACTGCCCCACGAACTCGTCGGCGCGGACGCCTACCCCGAGGTCCCGGACGTCAAGGAGACCGGCGTCACCTTCGCCGAGAACGCCCTCCTCAAGGCCCACGCCCTGGCCCGGGCCACCGGGCTGCCGGCCGTCGCCGACGACTCGGGCCTGTGCGTCGACGTCCTGAACGGCGCCCCCGGTATCTTCTCGGCCCGCTGGGCCGGCCGGCACGGCGACGACAAGGCCAACCTCGATCTGCTGCTGGCCCAGCTCTCCGACATCGCCGAGGAACACCGGGGCGCGCACTTCGCCTGCGCGGCCGCCCTGGCGCTGCCGGACGGCACGGAGAGGGTGGTCGAGGGTCAGCTCCGGGGCGCCCTGCGCCACGCCCCCGCCGGCACGAACGGCTTCGGCTACGACCCGATCCTCCAGCCGGACGGCGAGACGCGGACCTGCGCCGAGCTGAGCGCCGCGGAGAAGAACGCGATCAGCCACCGGGGGAAGGCGTTCCGGGCGTTGGTGCCGGTGGTACGGGAGTTGCTGGGCTGA
- a CDS encoding ABC transporter ATP-binding protein, with translation MGDFITLENVEKVFEVRRKTGFMKRERREVRAVDSLSFSVARGEMVGYIGPNGAGKSTTIKMLTGILTPSGGRLRVAGIDPSRERTRLAHRIGVVFGQRTTLWWDLPLLDSYRLAHRMYRIPEARYRENLERCVELLELGELLDVPVRQLSLGQRMRGDIAAALLHDPEVLYLDEPTIGLDVVSKAKVRGFLKELNAERGTTVLLTTHDLQDIEQLCSRVMVIDHGRLMYDGPLAGLHEAGESERTLVVDLERELPPVEVPSARVVRVEGPRQYLAFPAGQSAAPVVADLAARYPLVDLSVREPDIEAVIAKMYAEKAVS, from the coding sequence GTGGGCGATTTCATCACGCTCGAGAACGTCGAGAAGGTCTTCGAGGTGCGCAGGAAGACCGGGTTCATGAAGCGGGAGCGGCGCGAGGTGCGGGCGGTGGACTCGCTGTCGTTCAGCGTGGCGCGCGGCGAGATGGTCGGCTACATCGGGCCGAACGGCGCCGGGAAGTCGACCACGATCAAGATGCTGACCGGCATCCTGACGCCGAGCGGGGGGCGGCTGCGGGTGGCGGGCATCGACCCGTCGCGGGAGCGCACGCGCCTCGCGCACCGGATCGGGGTGGTGTTCGGGCAGCGTACGACGCTGTGGTGGGACCTGCCGCTGCTCGACTCGTACCGGCTGGCGCATCGCATGTACCGCATCCCCGAGGCCCGTTACCGGGAGAACCTCGAGCGGTGTGTCGAACTCCTGGAGCTGGGCGAGCTGTTGGACGTGCCGGTGCGGCAGCTGTCGCTGGGGCAGCGGATGCGCGGGGACATCGCGGCGGCGCTGCTGCACGATCCGGAGGTGCTGTACCTGGACGAGCCGACGATCGGGCTGGACGTCGTCTCGAAGGCCAAGGTGCGCGGTTTCCTGAAGGAGTTGAACGCCGAGCGCGGTACGACCGTGCTGCTGACCACCCACGACCTGCAGGACATCGAGCAGTTGTGCTCGCGGGTGATGGTGATCGACCACGGCCGGCTGATGTACGACGGCCCGCTCGCGGGGCTGCACGAGGCCGGGGAGAGCGAGCGCACGCTGGTGGTGGACCTGGAGCGGGAGCTGCCGCCGGTCGAGGTGCCCTCGGCCCGGGTGGTGAGGGTGGAGGGGCCGCGTCAGTACCTGGCGTTCCCCGCGGGGCAGTCGGCGGCGCCGGTCGTGGCGGATCTCGCGGCGAGGTATCCGCTGGTGGACCTGTCGGTGCGGGAACCGGACATCGAGGCCGTCATCGCCAAGATGTACGCGGAGAAGGCCGTCTCGTAG
- a CDS encoding transglycosylase domain-containing protein, translated as MLRRVSAPRGPQEERPAKPAGAGQGPGETRAPETTQVLRRVNAPRTPEPGESAATEPNATGRTPRPSASDTASRATRQGGAAGAAAAGAAAAGAANAAAGRASQAGAAKAAGVAATGAAGAGTRGPRPAPGTATSRQIPGQASARSGGSAEEATALLGATDASAGGPGVPGGPGDGGNGNGGGPGKGKKKRPKRTGWRRIIPTWRMVLGTFVIGLLALIALFFVGYSMVNIPPANALAIKQSNVYLYADGSQLARDGDINRENVSLAQVSKDAQHAVLAAEDRDFYSESAVDPKAMLRAAWNTATGKGTQSGSTITQQYVKNYYLAQEQTLTRKAKEFFIAIKLDRTKSKDEILEGYLNTSYFGRNAYGIQAAAQAYYGKDAADLDPARAAYLAALVNAPSEYDVVAHPENKAAAVARWNYVLDGMVKKGWLSQSQRAGMKFPMPKEQTLSTGLSGQRGYLVRAVNDYLTKNNILDSDQLAAGGYRITTTIQKNKQDAFVKAVNDQLTSKLDKNNKVDNYVRAGGASVDPKTGEVVAMYGGIDYVKQYTNGATRGDFQVGSTFKPFVFTSAVQNGSTTQDGRQITPNTMYDGTNERPVQGWNGGSYAPQNEDQKSYGQITVTKATDLSVNAVYAQMAVDVGPSKVKQTAIGLGIPSDTPDLQPYPSIALGTATASVLDMAQAYATLANHGQHGQYTLVKKLTKDGTDTIKLPGQSVKQAVSREAADTTTAMLQSVVENGTASAAQAVGRPAAGKTGTAESDTAAWFAGYTPDLATVVAVMGQDPVTAQHKSLYGALGQPRMNGGGPPTQIWTQYTRDALQGTPASDFDLQLASGADQPQAPSAGSSAQPGTTGDQSTGGTTTGTPTTGGTTASPTAGGTTTGTPTTGGTTTNGATTTGGGTTTGGGTGTTGATTGGGTTTGGGTTGGDTTGGGTTGTSPSGGTLGGGDATGGGTTGTAAGAGGGPGT; from the coding sequence GTGCTGCGGCGGGTCAGTGCGCCCCGGGGACCTCAGGAGGAGCGGCCGGCCAAGCCGGCCGGGGCGGGTCAGGGCCCTGGTGAGACGCGGGCGCCCGAGACCACCCAGGTCCTGCGGCGGGTCAACGCTCCGCGCACGCCCGAGCCGGGCGAGAGCGCGGCCACGGAGCCGAACGCCACCGGCCGCACCCCTCGTCCGTCCGCCTCGGACACCGCATCCCGAGCCACCCGGCAGGGCGGCGCCGCCGGTGCCGCAGCCGCCGGTGCCGCAGCCGCCGGTGCGGCGAACGCCGCCGCGGGCCGGGCATCCCAGGCGGGCGCCGCAAAGGCCGCGGGCGTGGCAGCCACCGGCGCGGCGGGCGCAGGCACCCGGGGCCCCCGCCCCGCCCCCGGCACCGCCACCTCCCGGCAGATCCCCGGCCAGGCCTCCGCCCGCTCCGGCGGGTCCGCCGAGGAGGCCACCGCCCTGCTCGGCGCGACCGACGCCTCCGCCGGTGGCCCCGGCGTCCCGGGCGGGCCCGGCGACGGAGGCAACGGCAACGGCGGCGGCCCGGGCAAGGGGAAGAAGAAGCGGCCCAAGCGGACCGGGTGGCGGCGGATCATCCCCACCTGGCGCATGGTGCTCGGCACCTTCGTCATCGGCCTGCTCGCGCTCATCGCGCTGTTCTTCGTCGGCTACTCGATGGTCAACATCCCGCCGGCCAACGCCCTCGCGATCAAGCAGAGCAATGTCTACCTCTACGCCGACGGCTCCCAGCTGGCCCGCGACGGCGACATCAACCGCGAGAACGTGAGCCTCGCCCAGGTCTCCAAGGACGCCCAGCACGCGGTGCTGGCCGCCGAGGACCGCGACTTCTACAGCGAGTCCGCCGTCGACCCCAAGGCGATGCTGCGCGCCGCCTGGAACACCGCGACCGGCAAGGGCACGCAGTCCGGCTCGACGATCACCCAGCAGTACGTGAAGAACTACTACCTGGCCCAGGAGCAGACGCTCACCCGCAAGGCCAAGGAGTTCTTCATCGCGATCAAGCTGGACCGCACCAAGTCCAAGGACGAGATCCTCGAGGGCTACCTCAACACCAGCTACTTCGGCCGCAACGCCTACGGCATCCAGGCCGCCGCCCAGGCCTACTACGGCAAGGACGCCGCCGACCTCGACCCGGCCCGCGCCGCCTACCTCGCCGCGCTCGTCAACGCGCCGAGCGAGTACGACGTCGTGGCCCACCCGGAGAACAAGGCCGCCGCCGTCGCCCGCTGGAACTACGTCCTGGACGGCATGGTCAAGAAGGGCTGGCTCAGCCAGTCCCAGCGGGCCGGGATGAAGTTCCCCATGCCCAAGGAGCAGACGCTCTCCACCGGTCTGTCAGGCCAGCGCGGCTACCTGGTCCGGGCGGTCAACGACTACCTGACCAAGAACAACATCCTCGACTCCGACCAGCTCGCGGCCGGCGGCTACCGCATCACCACCACCATCCAGAAGAACAAGCAGGACGCCTTCGTCAAGGCCGTCAACGACCAGCTGACCTCCAAGCTGGACAAGAACAACAAGGTCGACAACTACGTCCGCGCGGGCGGTGCCTCCGTCGACCCCAAGACCGGCGAGGTCGTCGCGATGTACGGCGGCATCGACTACGTGAAGCAGTACACCAACGGCGCGACCCGCGGTGACTTCCAGGTCGGCTCGACGTTCAAGCCGTTCGTGTTCACGTCCGCCGTGCAGAACGGCTCGACCACCCAGGACGGCCGCCAGATCACGCCGAACACGATGTACGACGGCACCAACGAGCGTCCGGTGCAGGGCTGGAACGGCGGCTCCTACGCCCCGCAGAACGAGGACCAGAAGTCGTACGGCCAGATCACCGTCACCAAGGCGACGGACCTGTCCGTGAACGCCGTCTACGCACAGATGGCCGTCGACGTCGGCCCCTCCAAGGTCAAGCAGACCGCGATCGGCCTCGGCATCCCCTCCGACACCCCGGACCTCCAGCCGTACCCGTCCATCGCCCTCGGCACCGCCACCGCCAGCGTGCTGGACATGGCGCAGGCGTACGCGACGCTCGCCAACCACGGCCAGCACGGCCAGTACACGCTGGTCAAGAAGCTCACCAAGGACGGCACGGACACGATCAAGCTGCCCGGGCAGTCGGTCAAGCAGGCCGTCAGCAGGGAGGCCGCCGACACCACCACGGCCATGCTGCAGAGCGTGGTCGAGAACGGCACCGCCTCGGCCGCGCAGGCCGTGGGCCGCCCGGCGGCCGGCAAGACCGGTACCGCCGAGAGCGACACCGCCGCCTGGTTCGCGGGCTACACCCCCGACCTGGCCACCGTGGTCGCCGTCATGGGACAGGACCCGGTGACCGCGCAGCACAAGTCGCTGTACGGCGCCCTCGGCCAGCCGCGTATGAACGGTGGCGGTCCGCCGACCCAGATCTGGACGCAGTACACGCGCGACGCGCTCCAGGGCACCCCGGCCTCCGACTTCGACCTCCAGCTCGCGTCGGGCGCCGACCAGCCGCAGGCCCCCAGCGCCGGCTCCTCGGCCCAGCCGGGCACGACCGGTGACCAGAGCACCGGCGGGACCACCACCGGTACCCCGACCACCGGAGGCACGACCGCGAGCCCGACCGCCGGCGGGACCACCACCGGCACCCCGACCACCGGCGGCACGACGACGAACGGCGCCACCACGACCGGCGGCGGTACGACGACCGGCGGCGGCACGGGCACGACGGGCGCCACCACCGGCGGGGGCACGACGACCGGCGGGGGCACCACCGGCGGCGACACGACCGGCGGGGGTACGACCGGCACGAGCCCCAGCGGCGGCACCCTCGGAGGCGGTGACGCGACCGGCGGCGGTACGACGGGCACGGCGGCCGGCGCGGGCGGCGGCCCCGGCACCTGA
- a CDS encoding GroES family chaperonin, protein MSANRNEQSTPHHDKLPIRMLHDRVLVKQDAGEGERRSGGGILIPATAAVGRRLAWAEVVAVGQNVRTVEPGDRVLYDPEDRAEVEVRGVAYVLMRERDLHAVAADRFEESEDSTGLYL, encoded by the coding sequence GTGAGCGCCAACAGAAACGAGCAGAGCACCCCTCACCACGACAAGCTGCCCATCCGCATGCTGCACGACCGGGTCCTGGTCAAGCAGGACGCCGGTGAGGGTGAGCGGCGGTCGGGAGGCGGCATTCTGATTCCGGCCACCGCGGCGGTGGGTCGGCGACTGGCCTGGGCCGAGGTCGTCGCGGTCGGGCAGAACGTGCGGACCGTGGAGCCGGGTGACCGGGTCCTGTACGACCCGGAGGACCGGGCCGAGGTCGAGGTACGGGGCGTGGCGTACGTGCTCATGCGCGAGCGTGATCTGCACGCGGTGGCCGCCGACCGGTTCGAGGAGTCCGAGGACTCCACCGGCCTGTACCTGTAA
- a CDS encoding DUF3618 domain-containing protein: protein MADTSDTRTPAQIEADIKRRREVLAETLDEIGVRVHPQTIIGDAKAKVVANLDHTVGRAYVQVNRVVSQVRAQFVDEEGAPRLERVVPVALLAVGVVGLLTVGRKRRRA from the coding sequence GTGGCGGACACGTCGGACACCAGAACCCCGGCGCAGATCGAGGCGGACATCAAGCGCCGCCGTGAAGTGCTGGCCGAGACGCTCGACGAGATCGGGGTGCGGGTCCATCCGCAGACGATCATCGGGGATGCGAAGGCGAAGGTCGTCGCCAATCTCGATCACACCGTCGGGCGGGCATACGTCCAGGTCAACCGGGTGGTGAGTCAGGTTCGGGCGCAGTTCGTCGACGAAGAGGGCGCGCCCCGGCTCGAGCGGGTCGTACCCGTCGCGCTGCTCGCCGTCGGCGTCGTCGGACTGCTGACCGTGGGCCGCAAGCGGCGCAGGGCCTGA
- a CDS encoding ABC transporter permease — MIAGMWVRSTLAYRASFVMTTFGNFAATFFDFVAIMLMFTRVHALGGYSLPQVAFLYGLSAASFGLADLAIGSMDRLGRRVRDGTLDTLLVRPVPVLAQVAADRFALRRLGRVLQGSLVLGWALTRVEIDWTPLKLLLMPVTVASGCAIFCAVFVAGAAFQFVAQDASEVQNAFTYGGTTLLQYPPTVFAKELVRGVTFLLPLAFVNWLPAAYVLGRPYPLDLPGWVAFTPPLVAAGCCALAGLAWRAGLRSYRSTGS, encoded by the coding sequence ATGATCGCCGGGATGTGGGTGCGGTCCACGTTGGCCTACCGGGCGTCCTTCGTCATGACCACGTTCGGGAACTTCGCGGCGACCTTCTTCGACTTCGTCGCGATCATGCTGATGTTCACGCGGGTGCACGCGCTCGGCGGCTACTCGCTGCCGCAGGTGGCGTTCCTGTACGGGCTGTCGGCGGCGTCCTTCGGGCTGGCCGACCTGGCGATCGGGTCGATGGACCGGCTGGGGCGCCGGGTGCGGGACGGCACGCTGGACACGCTGCTGGTGCGGCCGGTGCCGGTGCTGGCGCAGGTGGCGGCCGACCGGTTCGCGCTCAGGCGGCTGGGCCGGGTGCTGCAGGGCTCGCTGGTGCTGGGCTGGGCGCTCACCCGGGTGGAGATCGACTGGACGCCGCTGAAGCTGCTGCTGATGCCGGTGACGGTGGCGAGCGGCTGCGCGATCTTCTGCGCGGTGTTCGTGGCGGGGGCGGCGTTCCAGTTCGTGGCGCAGGACGCCTCCGAGGTGCAGAACGCCTTCACGTACGGCGGGACGACGCTGCTGCAGTATCCGCCGACGGTGTTCGCGAAGGAGCTGGTGCGCGGGGTGACGTTCCTGCTGCCGCTGGCCTTCGTCAACTGGTTGCCCGCCGCCTACGTCCTCGGGCGGCCCTATCCGCTGGACCTGCCCGGGTGGGTGGCGTTCACGCCTCCGCTGGTGGCGGCGGGCTGCTGTGCGCTGGCGGGGCTGGCGTGGCGGGCGGGACTTCGTTCGTATCGGAGCACAGGGAGCTAG
- a CDS encoding SGNH/GDSL hydrolase family protein: MTKRRGYAVMTALVALVVAISAVIYLTVAADEGTPRGAVAQTHVRHDSAAAPASAGTWVGSWSTAPVGGEPGTGTVGLAGHSVRNVVHANTGGTSARITLSNLYGQSPLTITHASLALSTGDGSATAAPDSMRRLTFSGSTGVVIPAGGQTISDAVRLVVPHDSDVLVTTYSPTPSGPVTYHPHARQISYVAAGDVTEDPTGRPYTEQTPYWRYLTALDVLSNEADGTVVVFGDSITDGVTSTTGANHRWPDLLADRLRGALESGSRLPRYSVVNEGISGNQVLAGGLGRPAENESGLGRFARDTLARPDVKAVVIDLGVNDILRNPRLADPARIVTGLRTLVAQAHARGLKVVGATLMPFQGHRGYTSAREAVRRQVNAEIRSGTVYDAVVDFDKALRDPYDPRRLRPDYDSGDHLHPSDRGFARMAGVFDLLSLEGGGQTEL; the protein is encoded by the coding sequence ATGACCAAGCGTCGTGGTTATGCCGTGATGACCGCGCTCGTCGCGCTGGTCGTAGCCATTTCCGCCGTCATCTACCTCACCGTGGCGGCCGACGAGGGCACCCCTCGCGGCGCCGTCGCGCAAACCCACGTCCGCCACGACTCCGCCGCCGCCCCCGCCTCCGCCGGCACCTGGGTGGGCTCCTGGTCCACCGCCCCGGTCGGCGGCGAGCCCGGCACCGGGACCGTCGGCCTCGCGGGCCACTCGGTGCGCAACGTCGTGCACGCGAACACCGGTGGCACGAGCGCCCGGATCACGCTGTCCAACCTCTACGGCCAGTCGCCGCTGACCATCACGCACGCCTCGCTCGCGCTGTCCACCGGGGACGGCTCCGCGACGGCCGCGCCGGACTCGATGCGCCGGCTCACCTTCAGCGGCTCCACCGGCGTGGTCATACCCGCCGGCGGACAGACCATCAGCGACGCCGTACGCCTCGTCGTCCCGCACGACAGCGACGTCCTGGTCACCACCTACTCCCCCACACCCTCGGGCCCGGTCACCTACCACCCGCACGCCCGGCAGATCTCGTACGTCGCCGCCGGTGACGTCACCGAGGACCCGACCGGCAGGCCGTACACCGAACAGACGCCGTACTGGCGGTACTTGACGGCGCTGGACGTGCTCAGCAACGAGGCCGACGGCACCGTCGTCGTCTTCGGCGACTCCATCACCGACGGCGTCACCTCCACCACCGGCGCCAACCACCGCTGGCCGGACCTCCTCGCCGACCGGCTGCGCGGCGCGCTCGAGAGCGGGAGCCGACTGCCGCGCTACAGCGTCGTGAACGAGGGCATCAGCGGCAACCAGGTCCTCGCCGGCGGCCTCGGGCGTCCCGCCGAGAACGAGAGCGGTCTCGGCCGCTTCGCCCGCGACACGCTCGCGCGCCCCGACGTCAAGGCCGTCGTCATCGACCTCGGGGTCAACGACATCCTGCGCAACCCCCGGCTCGCCGACCCGGCCCGCATCGTCACCGGCCTGCGCACCCTGGTCGCCCAGGCGCACGCCCGCGGCCTGAAGGTCGTCGGCGCCACCCTGATGCCCTTCCAGGGCCACCGCGGCTACACGTCGGCGCGGGAGGCGGTCCGCCGGCAGGTCAACGCCGAGATCCGCTCCGGCACGGTGTACGACGCGGTCGTCGACTTCGACAAGGCCCTGCGCGACCCCTACGACCCACGCCGCCTGCGCCCCGACTACGACTCCGGCGACCACCTGCACCCCAGCGACCGCGGCTTCGCCAGGATGGCCGGGGTCTTCGACCTGCTCAGCCTGGAGGGCGGCGGACAGACGGAGCTGTGA